A part of Archangium lipolyticum genomic DNA contains:
- a CDS encoding FHA domain-containing protein, translating to MVYCPRCDAENPDSASTCHACGSPVRAGGTMVMAAPKVTARPQVALRVVRADGGPESVVRMTRDTLTCGPQGDLVLSDDPFIMPVQARFFFSGARLVVEDVGGANGVFVRLRQDKELPVGGELRLGRQRLVLEPIPAAAVGPGGAHIWGSPDPGYRLRLVQILEGGVRGAAFPLKEGDNHLGREQGDIAFPTDGFVSGRHALLHVKQDRLRVRDVGSSNGTFIRLTGPVFVENGDHFLIGRQLLRVEIQLAA from the coding sequence ATGGTCTACTGCCCCCGCTGCGACGCAGAGAACCCCGACTCCGCCTCCACCTGTCATGCCTGTGGCTCGCCCGTACGCGCGGGCGGCACCATGGTGATGGCGGCGCCGAAAGTGACGGCCCGGCCCCAGGTGGCCCTGCGCGTGGTCCGGGCCGACGGAGGCCCCGAGTCCGTGGTGCGGATGACCCGGGACACCCTCACCTGCGGCCCCCAGGGGGACCTGGTCCTCTCGGACGACCCCTTCATCATGCCCGTCCAGGCCCGCTTCTTCTTCTCGGGCGCCCGGCTGGTGGTGGAGGACGTGGGCGGGGCCAACGGCGTCTTCGTGCGCCTGCGTCAGGACAAGGAGCTGCCGGTGGGTGGGGAGCTGCGCCTGGGCCGGCAGCGGCTGGTGCTCGAGCCCATTCCCGCCGCGGCGGTGGGTCCGGGTGGCGCCCACATCTGGGGCTCTCCCGACCCGGGCTATCGGCTGAGGCTGGTGCAGATCCTGGAGGGAGGGGTGCGCGGGGCGGCCTTCCCGCTCAAGGAGGGGGACAACCACCTGGGGCGCGAGCAGGGGGACATCGCGTTCCCGACGGACGGCTTCGTGTCGGGGCGTCACGCGCTGCTGCATGTGAAACAGGACCGGCTGCGGGTGCGGGACGTGGGTTCGTCCAACGGCACCTTCATCCGGCTGACCGGCCCCGTGTTCGTGGAGAACGGGGACCACTTCCTCATCGGCCGCCAGCTGCTCCGGGTGGAGATCCAACTGGCGGCCTGA
- a CDS encoding serine/threonine-protein kinase, whose amino-acid sequence MGRTIAQKYQVEALIGEGGMGKVYRARQVALDKLVVLKVLRHTLLGDDRTVARFKREAKAASRLNHPNSISILDFGVTEDGALFIAMEFVPGQDLHTVLSKDGPLPEPRVIRIVSQVLSALYDAHAAGVIHRDLKPENIMVEQRRNEPDFVKVLDFGIAKIQDGEDGPTLTRTGFVCGTPEYMSPEQARGATLDHRSDLYAVGVILYQLISGRLPFESDSAVGYATKHLTEEPVPPSRKRPEIRVSQAMERLIMRALSKSPDDRPQDAEAFKAELLAVEKEREREPRERRSNVAATGRRTAAASAGVFAPLPRRATPPPSGVSTEITDPWGKNESDATVRAMPERMQPGAAMARMSQERTQLAPPSRPAPERERERPPPALAHAPVRLATEKLPTERSATERLPPVERAPAATVNHALANDKTEAIVATIPDPGGGFGFLKAFVLTLALGTLGLAGYWFYTSWRNQATKEPFVPPVNAPIPGREGGAFVPDPSMPLYEQQIPKDPRNLGEAQRRQQAGYDAYKNKNLDLAATEFRNAFVLNPSPELSLMLGEVYWAREITDEARGWWRRHLRDLPDSKARATILKRMPDLSSAAGR is encoded by the coding sequence ATCGGACGCACCATCGCCCAGAAGTACCAGGTCGAGGCCCTCATCGGTGAGGGTGGGATGGGCAAGGTGTACCGTGCCCGTCAGGTCGCCCTGGACAAGCTGGTGGTGCTCAAGGTGCTGCGTCACACCCTGCTGGGGGATGACCGGACCGTGGCCCGCTTCAAGCGCGAGGCCAAGGCCGCCAGCCGCCTCAACCACCCCAACTCCATCAGCATCCTCGACTTCGGCGTGACAGAGGACGGCGCCCTCTTCATCGCCATGGAGTTCGTGCCGGGGCAGGACCTGCACACCGTCCTGAGCAAGGACGGCCCGCTGCCCGAGCCGCGCGTCATCCGCATCGTCAGCCAGGTACTCTCCGCCCTCTACGACGCGCACGCCGCCGGCGTCATCCACCGGGATCTCAAGCCCGAGAACATCATGGTGGAGCAGCGCCGCAACGAGCCGGACTTCGTGAAGGTGCTCGACTTCGGCATCGCGAAGATCCAGGACGGCGAGGACGGCCCGACGCTCACCCGCACCGGCTTCGTCTGCGGCACCCCCGAGTACATGTCTCCCGAGCAGGCCCGCGGCGCCACGTTGGATCACCGCTCGGACCTGTACGCCGTGGGCGTCATCCTCTACCAGCTCATCTCTGGCCGGCTCCCCTTCGAGTCCGACTCCGCGGTGGGTTACGCCACCAAGCACCTCACCGAGGAGCCCGTCCCTCCGTCGCGCAAGCGCCCGGAGATCCGCGTCTCCCAGGCCATGGAGCGGCTCATCATGCGGGCCCTCTCCAAGAGCCCGGATGACCGGCCGCAGGACGCGGAGGCCTTCAAGGCCGAGCTGCTCGCGGTGGAGAAGGAGCGGGAGCGAGAGCCGCGAGAGCGCCGCTCCAACGTGGCGGCCACCGGCCGGCGCACGGCGGCGGCCTCGGCGGGGGTGTTCGCCCCGCTGCCTCGCCGGGCTACGCCTCCTCCCAGCGGGGTGAGCACGGAGATCACCGATCCGTGGGGGAAAAACGAGTCCGACGCCACCGTGCGCGCCATGCCCGAGCGCATGCAGCCCGGTGCCGCCATGGCCCGCATGTCCCAGGAGCGCACGCAGCTCGCTCCCCCGAGCCGGCCCGCGCCGGAGCGGGAGCGGGAGCGCCCGCCGCCGGCCCTGGCGCACGCGCCCGTGCGCTTGGCCACCGAGAAGCTCCCCACCGAGCGCTCGGCCACCGAGAGACTCCCACCCGTCGAGCGGGCCCCGGCGGCCACCGTCAACCATGCCCTGGCCAACGACAAGACCGAGGCCATCGTGGCCACCATTCCCGACCCCGGGGGCGGGTTCGGTTTCCTCAAGGCCTTCGTGCTCACGCTGGCGCTGGGGACGCTCGGCCTGGCCGGCTACTGGTTCTACACGAGCTGGCGCAACCAGGCGACGAAGGAGCCCTTCGTTCCCCCGGTGAACGCGCCCATCCCCGGCCGCGAGGGGGGCGCCTTCGTGCCCGATCCCTCCATGCCCCTGTACGAGCAGCAGATCCCCAAGGATCCGCGCAACCTCGGGGAGGCGCAGCGGCGGCAGCAGGCGGGGTACGACGCCTACAAGAACAAGAACCTGGATCTGGCCGCCACCGAGTTCCGCAACGCCTTCGTCCTCAACCCGTCGCCCGAGCTGTCGCTGATGCTCGGCGAGGTGTACTGGGCGCGTGAAATCACCGACGAGGCGCGCGGCTGGTGGAGGCGCCACCTGCGCGACCTGCCGGACTCCAAGGCCCGCGCCACCATCCTCAAGCGGATGCCGGACCTGTCCTCCGCCGCCGGCCGTTAG
- a CDS encoding YsnF/AvaK domain-containing protein, producing the protein MAADSTQELRKGLEVRAADGKRLGTLVGLEGGALVVERGFFWPQRFTISRSDVGTVVDGEVRLLTGAAPRAVRSEVEEPAVRETPLASAGTHEESGDVRVPLAREEALARVRTRDVGAVRVRKVVRTELKQLTVEVRREELLVERIPVQPGASDASARTSGMFEELEQVIPLWREDVEVVKRPVVYEEVHLKKAVERRTWTEEVPLRREEARVEEEGDTHSH; encoded by the coding sequence ATGGCGGCAGACTCGACGCAGGAGCTGAGGAAGGGCCTCGAGGTGCGTGCGGCGGACGGCAAGCGCCTGGGGACGCTGGTGGGGCTCGAGGGTGGAGCCCTGGTGGTGGAGCGCGGCTTCTTCTGGCCCCAGCGCTTCACCATCTCCCGCAGTGACGTGGGGACGGTGGTGGACGGGGAGGTGCGGCTGCTCACCGGAGCCGCGCCGCGCGCGGTGCGCTCCGAGGTAGAGGAGCCCGCGGTGCGCGAGACGCCCCTCGCCAGCGCGGGCACGCACGAGGAGTCGGGGGACGTGCGGGTGCCCCTGGCGCGAGAGGAAGCCCTGGCGCGAGTCCGCACACGTGACGTGGGCGCGGTGCGCGTGCGCAAGGTGGTTCGCACCGAGCTGAAGCAGCTCACCGTGGAGGTACGGCGCGAGGAGCTCCTGGTGGAGCGCATCCCCGTCCAGCCGGGCGCCTCCGACGCCTCCGCGCGAACCTCGGGCATGTTCGAGGAGCTCGAACAGGTCATCCCGCTGTGGCGCGAGGACGTGGAGGTGGTGAAGCGCCCCGTGGTCTACGAGGAGGTCCACCTGAAGAAGGCCGTGGAGCGACGCACGTGGACGGAGGAAGTGCCCCTGCGTCGCGAGGAGGCCCGCGTGGAGGAAGAGGGCGACACGCACTCGCACTGA
- a CDS encoding DNA integrity scanning protein DisA nucleotide-binding domain protein: MSEASKFDREFLRAALSLAGKGDVDHFLYISDTLIPPEDLRRQQAKRKLVYAVTSDNIAQDLLSKKQKALVIPAYDYSRTERVKVALVSALSQGAFKEGDLVLAMTGKLGKAPDTLMQMRIGGSLDDRLTIEGVKLGDEFNSQVVDALIQLALQVGQEGFEGHPIGTIITIGDHTSVMEKSRQMTINPFQGLSEAERNVLDPKIREAIKNFSVLDGAFVIREDGVVLAAGRYLSASDDAVKIPLGLGARHAAAASITSMTKSIALVVSQTSGAVRLFKGGNIVLELHQTARRT, translated from the coding sequence ATGAGCGAAGCCTCGAAATTCGATCGGGAGTTCCTACGAGCCGCCCTCTCGCTTGCTGGAAAGGGGGACGTGGACCACTTCCTCTACATCAGCGATACGCTCATTCCCCCGGAGGACCTGCGGCGGCAGCAGGCGAAGCGCAAGCTCGTCTACGCGGTGACCTCGGACAACATCGCTCAGGATCTGCTTTCCAAGAAGCAGAAGGCGTTGGTGATTCCGGCCTACGACTACTCGCGCACCGAGCGGGTGAAGGTGGCGCTCGTGTCGGCCCTGTCACAGGGGGCGTTCAAGGAGGGGGACCTGGTGCTGGCGATGACGGGGAAGCTCGGGAAGGCCCCGGACACGCTGATGCAGATGCGCATCGGTGGCTCCCTGGACGACCGGCTGACCATCGAGGGCGTGAAGCTGGGGGACGAGTTCAACTCGCAGGTGGTGGACGCGCTCATCCAGCTGGCGCTGCAGGTCGGCCAGGAGGGCTTCGAGGGCCACCCCATCGGGACGATCATCACGATTGGCGATCACACGAGCGTGATGGAGAAGAGCCGGCAGATGACGATCAACCCGTTCCAGGGTCTGTCGGAGGCCGAGCGCAACGTGCTGGATCCGAAGATCCGCGAGGCGATCAAGAACTTCTCGGTGCTGGACGGGGCATTCGTCATCCGGGAGGACGGGGTGGTGCTGGCGGCGGGCCGCTACCTGTCAGCGTCGGATGACGCGGTGAAGATCCCGCTGGGACTCGGAGCGAGGCACGCGGCGGCGGCGAGCATCACGTCGATGACGAAGAGCATCGCGCTGGTGGTGAGCCAGACGTCGGGAGCGGTACGACTCTTCAAGGGAGGCAACATCGTGCTGGAGCTGCACCAGACCGCGCGCCGCACGTAG
- a CDS encoding RidA family protein: MARKIVHSDDAPKAIGPYSQAVQVDAGKMTFLSGQIPLDPKTMELVQGDVVVQADQVMKNLGAVLKASGLDFSHVVRCTIFLVDLGDFAKVNEVYGRYFPGQPPARVTVQVSALPRGSKVEIDAIAVS; the protein is encoded by the coding sequence ATGGCTCGCAAGATCGTTCACTCCGACGACGCGCCCAAGGCGATCGGCCCCTATTCGCAGGCCGTGCAGGTGGACGCCGGGAAGATGACCTTCCTGTCGGGGCAGATTCCCCTGGATCCGAAGACGATGGAGCTCGTCCAGGGTGACGTCGTCGTCCAGGCGGATCAGGTGATGAAGAACCTGGGGGCCGTGCTGAAGGCCTCGGGCCTGGACTTCTCCCACGTGGTGCGCTGCACCATCTTCCTCGTCGACCTGGGCGACTTCGCCAAGGTGAACGAGGTCTACGGCCGTTACTTCCCCGGCCAGCCTCCCGCGCGCGTCACCGTGCAGGTGTCCGCGCTGCCCCGCGGCTCCAAGGTGGAGATCGACGCCATCGCCGTGTCCTGA
- a CDS encoding DsbA family protein, with translation MKPNVIVALLVGLVLGFVGGRAVTGPSKDSAAGNKPTAAAAANPSRPNARPVDPTVFKVPIDGSPVIGSADALVTLVEFSDYQCPFCARANATVEQLRKQYGNKLRVVMKENPLSFHPRAKPAALAALAAGEQGKYWEYHDKLFSNAKALEDADLEKYATEIGLDLNRWKADLTNPKLSALIDRDQALAGKLGANGTPAFFINGRFLSGAQPIDNFKAIIDEELGKAEAMTRSGTPASQVYAAILAKGVESAPKAAPQQQEAPATAYRKVDVPADSPSFGPKNAKVTIVEWSDFQCPFCSRVTPTLKQIKEAYPNDVRVVFRHQPLSFHPNAKPAAEASMAAHEQGKFWEMHDKLFSNQGALDRATFERYAEELKLNMGQFKAALDSGKYRAKVEADASAGAAVGANGTPTFFVNGREFVGAQPFEAFKRVIDEELARANKLVAAGTKPEELYGKLIEEGLKSNGSAPQAQAPAEAPVQNIEVGNAPAIGPKNAPVTIVAYSDFECPFCSRAVPTLKQIETDYHGKVRIAFKNSPLPFHANAKPAAAAALAAGEQGKFWEYHDKLFANQRALDRVSLERYAEELKLNMPKFKAALDSNKFEAQIAAEMAEASRVGVNGTPTFFINGRSLVGAQPVDAFKRVIDEELKKKGVPMAADQK, from the coding sequence ATGAAACCCAATGTGATCGTGGCCCTGCTGGTGGGCCTGGTGCTGGGATTCGTTGGTGGCCGTGCTGTCACCGGCCCCTCGAAGGACTCCGCCGCTGGCAACAAGCCCACTGCCGCCGCCGCGGCCAACCCGTCCCGGCCGAACGCGCGCCCGGTGGACCCCACCGTCTTCAAGGTGCCCATCGATGGCTCTCCGGTCATCGGCAGCGCGGACGCGCTCGTCACGCTGGTCGAGTTCTCCGACTACCAGTGCCCGTTCTGCGCGCGCGCCAACGCGACCGTGGAGCAGCTCCGCAAGCAGTACGGCAACAAGCTGCGCGTCGTCATGAAGGAGAACCCGCTCTCCTTCCACCCGCGCGCCAAGCCCGCCGCCCTGGCCGCCCTGGCCGCCGGTGAGCAGGGCAAGTACTGGGAGTACCACGACAAGCTCTTCTCCAACGCCAAGGCCCTCGAGGACGCGGACCTGGAGAAGTACGCCACCGAGATCGGGCTGGACCTGAACCGCTGGAAGGCGGACCTCACCAACCCCAAGCTGTCGGCCCTCATCGATCGTGACCAGGCCCTGGCCGGCAAGCTCGGCGCCAACGGCACCCCGGCCTTCTTCATCAACGGCCGCTTCCTCTCCGGCGCCCAGCCGATCGACAACTTCAAGGCCATCATCGACGAGGAGCTCGGCAAGGCCGAGGCCATGACCCGCTCCGGTACTCCCGCGAGCCAGGTGTACGCCGCCATCCTCGCCAAGGGCGTGGAGTCCGCTCCCAAGGCCGCCCCCCAGCAGCAGGAGGCCCCGGCCACCGCCTACCGCAAGGTGGACGTGCCCGCCGACTCCCCCTCCTTCGGCCCGAAGAACGCCAAGGTGACCATCGTCGAGTGGTCCGACTTCCAGTGCCCCTTCTGCAGCCGCGTCACCCCGACGCTCAAGCAGATCAAGGAGGCCTACCCCAACGACGTGCGCGTGGTGTTCCGTCACCAGCCGCTGTCCTTCCACCCGAACGCCAAGCCCGCCGCCGAGGCCTCCATGGCCGCTCATGAGCAGGGCAAGTTCTGGGAGATGCACGACAAGCTCTTCTCCAACCAGGGCGCGCTGGACCGCGCCACCTTCGAGCGCTACGCCGAGGAGCTCAAGCTGAACATGGGCCAGTTCAAGGCCGCGCTGGACTCCGGCAAGTACCGCGCGAAGGTCGAGGCCGATGCCTCCGCCGGCGCCGCCGTGGGCGCCAATGGCACCCCGACCTTCTTCGTCAACGGCCGTGAGTTCGTGGGCGCCCAGCCCTTCGAGGCCTTCAAGCGCGTCATCGACGAGGAGCTCGCCCGCGCCAACAAGCTGGTGGCCGCCGGCACCAAGCCGGAGGAGCTGTACGGCAAGCTGATCGAGGAGGGCCTGAAGTCCAATGGCTCCGCCCCGCAGGCCCAGGCTCCGGCCGAGGCCCCCGTGCAGAACATCGAGGTCGGCAACGCTCCGGCGATCGGCCCGAAGAACGCCCCCGTCACCATCGTGGCCTACTCCGACTTCGAGTGCCCGTTCTGCAGCCGCGCCGTTCCGACGCTCAAGCAGATCGAGACCGACTACCACGGCAAGGTGCGCATCGCCTTCAAGAACTCGCCGCTGCCGTTCCACGCGAACGCCAAGCCGGCCGCCGCCGCCGCGCTGGCCGCCGGTGAGCAGGGCAAGTTCTGGGAGTACCACGACAAGCTGTTCGCCAATCAGCGCGCCCTGGATCGCGTCTCGCTGGAGCGCTACGCCGAGGAGCTCAAGCTGAACATGCCCAAGTTCAAGGCCGCGCTGGACAGCAACAAGTTCGAGGCGCAGATCGCCGCGGAGATGGCCGAGGCCAGCCGCGTGGGCGTCAACGGTACCCCGACCTTCTTCATCAACGGCCGCTCGCTGGTGGGCGCGCAGCCCGTCGATGCCTTCAAGCGCGTCATCGACGAGGAGCTGAAGAAGAAGGGCGTTCCGATGGCGGCGGACCAGAAGTAA
- a CDS encoding RelA/SpoT family protein, translating to MIRLNDILQRVASYHPDPDLDIIKKAYVYSAKVHQGQLRKSGEPYLIHPLEVAGLLAELKLDEASIVTGLLHDTIEDTLATAEELTELFGPEVAQLVDGVTKLSKFSASATLSQEEKQAENFRKMIIAMAQDIRVILVKLADRTHNMRTLDHMSEEKQRRIAQETLDIYAPLANRLGISWIKTELEDLSFRYVKPQDFVALQDKLNKRKKEREKYIEDVSTLIRTKLEERGLSGDVSGRFKHVYSIYKKMKSQGIEFEQIHDIIAFRIIMPSVPSCYEALGLVHQLWKPVPGRFKDFIAIPKPNMYQSLHTTVVGPLGERIEVQIRTPDMHKVAEEGIAAHWAYKEGKAVSVSKDDEKFAWLRQLMEWQQDLKDPKEFLETVKVDLFTDEVFVFTPRGDVKSLPRGATPVDFAYAIHSDVGGRCVGAKVNGKIVPLRYKLKNGDTVEVLTSPQAHPSKDWLTFVKTSRAQQRIRAFIKQQQREKSLQLGRELLERELKRFQLNFNRLLKNGELKKVCEELGYRVEDDLLVAVGYGKVVPNQVISRVVPPERLAANSGEGKGTSVESSAAASSSSMLPGLSRVTDFAKKLVGKQNSSGVQIGGVDDVLVRFGRCCNPVPGDPIAGFITRGRGVTVHTVGCDKALATDPERRVDVSWDVRGDFKRPVTLRVLTADRTGLLADISNTFSKKGVNISQANCRATGDDRAVNTFEVTISDLKQLTDLMRTIERLPGVYSVERI from the coding sequence ATGATCCGCCTCAACGACATCCTCCAACGGGTTGCGTCCTATCACCCGGACCCCGATCTGGACATCATCAAGAAGGCGTACGTCTATTCGGCCAAGGTGCATCAGGGCCAACTACGCAAGTCTGGTGAGCCCTACCTCATCCACCCGCTCGAGGTCGCCGGACTTCTGGCCGAGCTCAAGCTGGACGAGGCCTCCATCGTCACCGGCCTGCTCCACGACACCATCGAGGACACGCTCGCCACCGCCGAGGAGCTCACCGAGCTGTTCGGCCCCGAGGTCGCCCAGCTGGTCGACGGGGTGACCAAGCTCTCCAAGTTCTCCGCCTCGGCCACGCTCTCGCAGGAGGAGAAGCAGGCGGAGAACTTCCGCAAGATGATCATCGCGATGGCGCAGGACATCCGCGTCATCCTGGTGAAGCTGGCGGACCGCACGCACAACATGCGGACGTTGGACCACATGTCCGAGGAGAAGCAGCGGCGGATCGCCCAGGAGACGCTGGACATCTACGCCCCGCTGGCCAACCGCCTGGGCATCAGCTGGATCAAGACCGAGCTGGAGGATCTGTCCTTCCGCTACGTGAAGCCCCAGGACTTCGTGGCGCTGCAGGACAAGCTCAACAAGCGCAAGAAGGAGCGGGAGAAGTACATCGAGGACGTCAGCACGCTCATCCGCACGAAGCTGGAGGAGCGGGGCCTGTCGGGCGACGTGAGCGGCCGCTTCAAGCACGTCTACAGCATCTACAAGAAGATGAAGTCGCAGGGGATCGAGTTCGAGCAGATCCACGACATCATCGCCTTCCGCATCATCATGCCCTCGGTGCCCAGCTGCTACGAGGCGCTGGGCCTGGTGCACCAGCTGTGGAAGCCGGTGCCGGGCCGCTTCAAGGACTTCATCGCCATCCCCAAGCCCAACATGTACCAGTCGTTGCACACGACGGTGGTGGGGCCGTTGGGCGAGCGCATCGAGGTGCAGATCCGCACCCCGGACATGCACAAGGTGGCCGAGGAAGGCATCGCGGCGCACTGGGCGTACAAGGAGGGCAAGGCGGTCTCCGTCAGCAAGGACGACGAGAAGTTCGCCTGGCTGCGCCAGCTGATGGAGTGGCAGCAGGACCTCAAGGATCCCAAGGAGTTCCTGGAGACGGTGAAGGTGGACCTCTTCACCGACGAGGTCTTCGTCTTCACGCCTCGGGGTGACGTGAAGAGCCTGCCGCGAGGCGCCACGCCGGTGGACTTCGCCTATGCCATCCACTCGGACGTGGGTGGCCGGTGCGTGGGCGCGAAGGTGAACGGGAAGATCGTCCCACTGCGCTACAAGCTGAAGAACGGGGACACGGTGGAGGTGCTCACCAGCCCGCAGGCGCACCCGTCCAAGGACTGGCTCACCTTCGTCAAGACGAGCCGCGCGCAGCAGCGCATCCGCGCCTTCATCAAGCAGCAGCAGCGCGAGAAGAGCCTTCAGCTGGGCCGCGAGCTGCTGGAGCGGGAGCTCAAGCGCTTCCAGCTCAACTTCAACCGGCTGCTGAAGAACGGCGAGCTGAAGAAGGTCTGCGAGGAGCTGGGTTACCGGGTGGAGGACGACCTGCTGGTGGCCGTGGGCTACGGCAAGGTGGTGCCCAACCAGGTGATCTCCCGCGTGGTGCCGCCGGAGAGGCTGGCGGCCAACTCGGGGGAGGGGAAGGGGACGTCGGTGGAGTCCTCTGCCGCGGCCTCCAGCAGCAGCATGTTGCCGGGCCTGTCGAGGGTCACCGACTTCGCCAAGAAGCTGGTGGGCAAGCAGAACAGCAGCGGGGTGCAGATCGGCGGCGTGGACGACGTGCTGGTGCGCTTCGGGCGGTGCTGCAACCCGGTGCCGGGAGATCCGATCGCGGGCTTCATCACGCGAGGCCGGGGCGTGACGGTGCACACGGTGGGCTGCGACAAGGCGTTGGCGACGGATCCGGAGCGCCGCGTGGACGTGTCGTGGGACGTGCGTGGCGACTTCAAGCGCCCGGTGACCCTGCGAGTGCTCACGGCGGATCGGACGGGCCTGCTGGCGGACATCTCGAACACCTTCTCGAAGAAGGGCGTGAACATCTCCCAGGCCAACTGCCGGGCGACGGGGGATGACCGGGCGGTGAACACCTTCGAGGTGACCATCTCGGACCTGAAGCAGCTCACGGACCTGATGCGCACCATCGAGCGTCTCCCGGGCGTCTACTCCGTCGAGCGCATCTAG
- a CDS encoding TraR/DksA family transcriptional regulator, giving the protein MNQKDLKRYKKMLEDSKTSLLESAKKTLVEEASFDTDDLPDEIDQASSEYAQSMAFRLRDREKFLMQKIDRALARIEDGTFGICERCEEEISPKRLEARPVTTLCIRCKEEQEKKEKSYG; this is encoded by the coding sequence GTGAACCAGAAAGATCTCAAGCGTTACAAGAAGATGCTCGAGGACAGCAAGACGAGCCTGCTGGAGAGCGCCAAGAAGACCCTGGTGGAAGAAGCAAGCTTCGACACCGATGATCTCCCCGACGAGATCGACCAGGCCTCTTCCGAGTATGCCCAGTCCATGGCGTTCCGCCTGCGCGACCGGGAGAAGTTCCTGATGCAGAAGATCGATCGGGCCCTGGCCCGCATCGAGGACGGCACCTTCGGTATCTGCGAGCGGTGCGAGGAGGAGATCTCCCCCAAGCGGCTGGAGGCGCGGCCTGTCACCACGCTGTGCATCCGCTGCAAGGAGGAGCAGGAGAAGAAGGAGAAGTCCTACGGCTGA
- a CDS encoding FHA domain-containing protein codes for MSQLLLSALAVVCPNCDGYNPPRAEACASCGTPLIETPAPVNASPARVAPAPSPARPVPGVPRPPPGTARPPEAPPGLRPASRTPAPVAVAGGIPLAARPVSAPRPVAAPLPMTRPVGPAAPPVPAPRPGAAPAPGARPAPVASRFGLAVIAGSTRGQRFKLPITGCTVGRTRGAILFADDAFVSAQHASFLIKDNVLHVRDESSASGVYVTIPGVETLLPLSFFSIGQRLFRFLGKLEAPPPLAGRPTVYGAPVPPGQGVFGVEEVLVGGRSGRTVVTSAPLLTLGQANCDFSYGQEEGLASRHCELSFSLAGAQLRDLSGGLGTYVRIPSGVERPLRPGDRVRMGQHIVQVELMG; via the coding sequence ATGTCACAGCTCCTGCTGTCCGCTCTCGCCGTCGTCTGCCCGAACTGTGACGGGTACAATCCCCCTCGTGCCGAGGCCTGCGCGAGCTGCGGCACCCCCCTCATCGAGACGCCGGCCCCGGTGAATGCTTCACCCGCCCGGGTAGCGCCCGCTCCCTCTCCGGCCAGGCCCGTCCCGGGTGTCCCCCGGCCCCCGCCCGGTACCGCCCGTCCGCCCGAGGCCCCGCCCGGTCTCCGTCCGGCCTCGCGCACCCCGGCCCCCGTCGCGGTGGCGGGAGGTATCCCACTCGCGGCCCGGCCCGTGTCCGCCCCGCGCCCCGTAGCGGCTCCCCTGCCCATGACGCGCCCCGTCGGCCCCGCCGCGCCGCCCGTCCCGGCGCCCAGGCCCGGCGCCGCGCCCGCCCCGGGTGCTCGTCCCGCCCCGGTCGCTTCCCGCTTCGGGCTGGCGGTCATCGCCGGCTCCACGCGGGGCCAGCGCTTCAAGCTGCCCATCACCGGTTGCACCGTGGGCCGCACCCGGGGCGCCATCCTCTTCGCCGATGATGCCTTCGTCTCCGCCCAGCACGCCTCGTTCCTCATCAAGGACAACGTGCTGCATGTGCGCGATGAGTCCAGCGCCTCGGGGGTGTACGTCACCATCCCAGGTGTGGAGACGCTCCTCCCCTTGTCGTTCTTCAGCATCGGCCAGCGCCTCTTCCGCTTCCTCGGCAAGCTCGAGGCCCCGCCGCCGCTCGCCGGCCGCCCCACCGTCTACGGCGCCCCGGTGCCCCCCGGCCAGGGAGTGTTCGGCGTGGAGGAGGTGCTGGTGGGAGGCCGCAGCGGCCGGACGGTGGTGACCTCGGCTCCGCTGCTGACGCTTGGACAGGCCAACTGCGACTTCAGCTACGGCCAGGAGGAGGGGCTGGCCAGCCGCCACTGCGAGCTGAGCTTCAGCCTCGCCGGTGCCCAGCTGAGGGATCTCTCCGGAGGCCTGGGTACCTATGTGCGCATCCCCTCGGGGGTGGAGCGGCCGCTGCGCCCGGGAGACCGGGTGCGCATGGGCCAGCACATCGTCCAGGTGGAGCTGATGGGCTGA
- a CDS encoding PspA/IM30 family protein codes for MLFDWLRKKKKPPKPEKPTDPLAAFDQLIEDLERQAAEVRKSAATLLALKGDLVRSEDRYAKRLEELSKRRGVADEKGDAKVAATLERDRAQTQALLRTTQDSLQRAEQDSKLLLEAAADIGNRVAELRAERESASARLAVGGLVTGALQEQVERFDKVLALDAARDEIERAHALAEIYREERG; via the coding sequence ATGCTCTTCGACTGGTTGCGCAAGAAGAAGAAGCCGCCCAAGCCCGAGAAGCCCACGGATCCGCTCGCGGCTTTTGATCAGCTCATCGAGGACCTGGAGCGCCAGGCGGCCGAGGTCCGCAAGTCCGCCGCCACCCTGCTGGCGCTCAAGGGCGACCTGGTCCGCTCCGAGGATCGGTACGCCAAACGCCTGGAGGAGCTCTCCAAGCGGCGGGGCGTCGCGGACGAGAAGGGGGACGCCAAGGTCGCCGCTACGCTCGAACGCGACCGGGCCCAGACCCAGGCGCTGCTGCGGACCACGCAGGACTCGCTCCAGCGCGCCGAGCAGGACAGCAAGCTGCTGCTGGAGGCCGCCGCGGACATTGGCAACCGGGTGGCCGAGCTTCGCGCCGAGCGCGAGAGCGCCTCCGCCCGGCTCGCGGTGGGCGGGCTGGTGACCGGAGCCCTGCAAGAGCAGGTGGAGCGCTTCGACAAGGTGCTCGCCCTGGACGCCGCGCGCGATGAGATCGAACGTGCCCATGCGCTCGCGGAGATCTACCGCGAGGAGCGTGGGTAG